In Aquila chrysaetos chrysaetos chromosome 2, bAquChr1.4, whole genome shotgun sequence, the following are encoded in one genomic region:
- the GPR65 gene encoding psychosine receptor, translating into MNNTAKCHDDHTLDKYLFPFVYSIVMMISIPINCISLYASCIQARKKNELAVYIFSLSLADLLYSLILPLWIDYAWNGDNWRLSALLCQISAFLMYMNFYTSTAFLACISVDRYLALVHPLKLQHLRTRRFSLIVSIIVWFLESILNSVILVNKEVFNDPCNFTNHTLCYDKYPLEWWQAWINLFRICSGYLVPLLIIVFCYYKIYQVVRCNQATVDEEKKKVRKLILNITVTFIVCFTPYHVVLLIRSIREPYTTDLQLLQLMYKVYRITQALTSLNCIADPILYCFVSENARTDILNLLRCCLCLRKREGDQVKDHALYSCPTKNSVLITYRT; encoded by the coding sequence ATGAACAACACTGCTAAGTGCCATGATGATCACACCCTGgataaatatttgtttccatttgtgTACAGCATTGTGATGATGATCAGTATTCCCATCAACTGCATATCCCTCTATGCATCTTGCATTcaggcaaggaaaaagaatgagTTAGCAGTCTACATCTTCAGCCTATCCCTGGCTGACCTTTTGTACTCTCTGATACTGCCTCTGTGGATTGATTATGCATGGAATGGAGATAACTGGAGGCTCTCTGCCTTGCTTTGTCAGATTTCTGCCTTCCTTATGTATATGAATTTCTACACCAGCACTGCATTCCTTGCTTGCATCTCTGTTGACAGGTACCTGGCATTAGTTCACCCCTTGAAGCTCCAGCACTTGCGCACAAGAAGATTTTCGTTGATTGTCAGCATAATTGTTTGGTTTCTGGAAAGCATCTTGAATTCAGTCATATTGGTGAACAAAGAAGTATTCAATGATCCTTGCAATTTCACTAATCATACGTTATGCTATGATAAATACCCCCTGGAATGGTGGCAGGCATGGATAAATTTATTCCGGATATGCTCGGGGTACCTTGTCCCTTTGCTAATCATTGTGTTTTGCTACTATAAAATCTACCAAGTAGTGAGGTGTAATCAAGCCACAgtagatgaagaaaagaaaaaagtgaggaAACTTATTCTGAATATCACAGTTACTTTCATTGTTTGCTTCACTCCTTATCATGTTGTATTGCTTATTCGCAGCATCAGAGAACCTTACACCACTGATCTACAGCTTTTGCAGTTGATGTATAAGGTTTACAGAATCACACAGGCCTTAACAAGTTTGAATTGCATTGCCGATCCCATTCTTTACTGCTTTGTGAGTGAAAATGCACGAACAGACATACTGAATTTGCTCAGATGTTGCTTGTGCCTACGAAAACGTGAGGGAGACCAAGTGAAAGACCATGCTCTGTACAGTTGTCCTACAAAGAACAGTGTGCTGATCACATACAGAACGTGA